One genomic window of Streptomonospora nanhaiensis includes the following:
- a CDS encoding IS5 family transposase (programmed frameshift): MVRRHEITDTAWEQIAPLLPANRGRGGRWADHRTMLNGMLYKLATGCPWRDLPQRYGPWQSVYGRYRRWAADGTFDAIWSHVQTRQDAVGRIHWQVSIDSTAVRAHAHAAGARKKGSAQTKAAQALGRSRGGLTTKIHLAADGRGLPLALLLSPGNVNDCTMAPLLLAAIRVPRSGRGRPRTRPDGLIADKAYSLRALRRLLRRRRIRCTIPERADQKANRAARGGRGGRPPAFDRGLYRQRNVVERCIGRLKHYRAIATRFDKLAAHYRAGIVLVSVMLWLNHDPQNTP, encoded by the exons GTGGTTCGACGACACGAGATCACCGACACCGCCTGGGAGCAGATCGCCCCGCTGCTGCCCGCAAACCGCGGACGCGGCGGCCGCTGGGCCGACCACCGCACCATGCTCAACGGCATGCTCTACAAACTCGCCACCGGATGCCCCTGGCGCGACCTGCCCCAACGCTACGGCCCCTGGCAAAGCGTCTACGGCCGCTACCGCCGCTGGGCCGCCGACGGCACCTTCGACGCGATCTGGTCCCACGTCCAGACACGCCAGGACGCCGTGGGCCGCATCCACTGGCAGGTCAGCATCGACTCCACCGCCGTGCGCGCCCACGCCCACGCCGCCGGCGCCCGAAAAAAGGGA TCGGCCCAGACAAAGGCCGCACAAGCCCTGGGACGCTCGCGGGGCGGGCTGACCACCAAGATCCACCTGGCCGCCGACGGGCGGGGCCTGCCCCTGGCCCTCCTGCTCAGCCCGGGCAACGTCAACGACTGCACCATGGCCCCCCTGCTGCTGGCCGCGATCAGGGTGCCCCGCAGCGGGCGGGGGCGCCCCCGCACCCGCCCCGACGGGCTGATCGCCGACAAGGCCTACTCCCTGCGGGCTCTGCGGCGGCTTCTGCGCCGGCGCAGGATCAGGTGCACGATCCCCGAGCGGGCCGACCAGAAGGCCAACCGCGCGGCGCGCGGCGGTCGGGGCGGGCGGCCGCCGGCCTTTGACCGGGGGCTCTACCGGCAGCGCAACGTGGTCGAGCGCTGCATCGGCCGGTTGAAGCACTACCGGGCGATCGCGACACGCTTCGACAAGCTCGCCGCCCACTACCGGGCCGGGATCGTGCTGGTCAGCGTGATGCTCTGGCTCAACCACGACCCACAAAACACGCCCTAG
- a CDS encoding DUF1707 SHOCT-like domain-containing protein gives MNDGPSPARLRASNADRERVVEALRAAVADGRLDLAEFEERVEAVYRARTLGELPGALADLLPPDRQPLQLDERPLMALFTTLRRAGRWVVRPTEPAAAVGGTLDLDMREALLVRGHVRMPVLCVFGRVLITVPEGVEVRMRGRSVLGRRTTAVRPPRRDGAPVLEITGFSLLGTVRVRPPRRPRGRLSWRRRRAALE, from the coding sequence GTGAACGACGGCCCGTCCCCCGCCCGCCTGCGCGCCTCCAACGCCGACCGCGAACGCGTGGTCGAGGCGCTGCGCGCGGCCGTGGCCGACGGCCGCCTCGACCTCGCGGAGTTCGAGGAGCGCGTCGAGGCGGTGTACCGGGCGCGCACCCTCGGCGAGCTGCCCGGGGCCCTGGCCGACCTGCTGCCGCCCGACCGCCAGCCCCTCCAGTTGGACGAGCGCCCGCTGATGGCGCTGTTCACCACGCTGCGCCGCGCCGGCCGCTGGGTGGTGCGGCCCACCGAGCCCGCCGCGGCGGTCGGCGGCACCCTCGACCTCGACATGCGCGAGGCCCTGCTGGTGCGCGGGCACGTGCGCATGCCGGTGCTGTGCGTCTTCGGCCGCGTCCTGATCACCGTGCCCGAGGGGGTCGAGGTCCGGATGCGCGGCCGGTCCGTCCTGGGCCGGCGCACCACGGCGGTGCGGCCGCCGCGCCGCGACGGCGCCCCGGTGCTGGAGATCACCGGCTTCTCGCTGCTGGGCACGGTGCGGGTGCGCCCGCCGCGCCGGCCGCGGGGCCGGCTGTCCTGGCGGCGCCGCCGCGCCGCGCTGGAGTGA
- a CDS encoding serine/threonine-protein kinase: protein MALDSGEDSRTVAGRYLLQRELGRGGMGVVWQALDTGLQRTVAVKEVLLPGHLTDAERADAHARVRREAQTAARVAHPSVITIHDVFDFEGHPWVVMELIRGRSLQEEIARTGPLPPERAATVAEALLEAVRAAHANGVVHRDIKPGNVMIGEHDRVVLTDFGIATMEGGASITRTGALVGSPEYMSPERLRSEQATPAADLWSVGVTLYTALNGESPFRRDSITAAIAAVLSAPLPPLPVAGPLAPLVAGLLERDPAARLTADAALELLRGPGAGRGAAGPSGPAGSATGPRTGAWAAGAAPADGTGRLGGHPSGPHTPPGPHTPFPGPHTPRPGAPGGFDTPHPSGPHAAPFGPTTPRPYGGSATPPHPPAPPPPTYSGQGPATLRDARRRDGAGVPVFIVAGALILVVVLVVAVVLVTRDWTRYETFRSSWYTVDYPAEWSVDDTAVRDDAYVRFEPDGDHLLYVDGWVNGPSDPDTSYGWIEADHREFQEDPKVSDYQALEMTEVEGGGFPADWDVARWRAEFSHEDWPTPRRYFATHLVTVGEETYAVTINVPADHRDDYADVYQRAVETFAPR from the coding sequence ATGGCACTAGACAGCGGCGAGGACTCGCGCACGGTCGCCGGCCGCTACCTCCTCCAGCGCGAACTGGGCCGCGGCGGCATGGGCGTGGTCTGGCAGGCGCTCGACACCGGCCTGCAGCGCACCGTCGCCGTCAAGGAGGTCCTGCTCCCGGGGCACCTCACCGACGCCGAACGCGCCGACGCCCACGCGCGCGTGCGCCGCGAGGCGCAGACGGCGGCGCGGGTGGCCCACCCCTCGGTCATCACCATCCACGACGTGTTCGACTTCGAGGGCCATCCCTGGGTCGTCATGGAGCTGATCCGCGGCCGCTCCCTCCAGGAGGAGATCGCCCGCACCGGGCCGCTGCCGCCCGAGCGCGCGGCCACCGTCGCCGAGGCGCTGCTGGAGGCGGTGCGGGCCGCCCACGCCAACGGCGTGGTGCACCGCGACATCAAGCCCGGCAACGTCATGATCGGCGAGCACGACCGGGTGGTGCTCACCGACTTCGGCATCGCGACCATGGAGGGCGGCGCCTCCATCACCCGCACCGGCGCGCTCGTCGGCTCCCCCGAGTACATGTCGCCCGAGCGGCTGCGCAGCGAGCAGGCCACCCCGGCCGCCGACCTGTGGAGCGTGGGGGTGACCCTCTACACCGCGCTGAACGGGGAGTCGCCCTTCCGCCGCGACTCCATCACGGCCGCGATCGCGGCGGTGCTGTCGGCTCCGCTGCCGCCGCTGCCCGTCGCCGGCCCGCTGGCGCCGCTGGTGGCGGGGCTGCTGGAGCGCGACCCCGCGGCCCGCCTCACCGCCGACGCCGCGCTGGAGCTGCTGCGCGGCCCGGGCGCGGGGCGCGGCGCGGCCGGACCGTCCGGCCCCGCCGGGTCGGCCACCGGTCCGCGCACCGGGGCGTGGGCCGCCGGCGCCGCGCCGGCGGACGGCACCGGCCGTCTCGGCGGCCACCCCTCCGGGCCGCACACCCCGCCGGGCCCCCACACGCCGTTCCCCGGGCCGCACACGCCGCGTCCGGGGGCGCCCGGCGGGTTCGACACCCCGCACCCCTCCGGGCCGCACGCGGCGCCCTTCGGCCCCACCACCCCCCGCCCCTACGGCGGGTCGGCCACCCCGCCGCACCCGCCCGCCCCGCCCCCGCCGACCTACTCCGGCCAGGGGCCCGCGACCCTGCGCGACGCCCGGCGGCGGGACGGCGCCGGGGTGCCGGTCTTCATCGTCGCCGGCGCGCTGATCCTGGTGGTGGTGCTGGTGGTGGCGGTGGTACTGGTCACGCGCGACTGGACCCGCTACGAGACCTTCCGGTCGTCCTGGTACACCGTGGACTACCCCGCCGAGTGGTCGGTCGACGACACCGCGGTCCGCGACGACGCCTACGTGCGCTTCGAGCCCGACGGCGACCACCTGCTCTACGTCGACGGCTGGGTCAACGGCCCCTCCGACCCCGACACCAGCTACGGCTGGATCGAGGCCGACCACCGGGAGTTCCAGGAGGACCCCAAGGTGTCGGACTACCAGGCGCTGGAGATGACCGAGGTCGAGGGCGGCGGGTTCCCCGCCGACTGGGACGTCGCCCGCTGGCGGGCGGAGTTCAGCCACGAGGACTGGCCCACGCCGCGGCGCTACTTCGCCACCCACTTGGTGACCGTCGGCGAGGAGACCTACGCGGTGACCATCAACGTCCCCGCCGACCACCGGGACGACTACGCGGACGTCTACCAGCGGGCCGTCGAGACCTTCGCGCCCCGTTAG
- a CDS encoding ABC transporter permease: MTLDTDTRAAAPAPPGPPRRFEVAPIAGVLAREWALYRRSWRPTTFAAVAEPVIMLLAFGVGLGSLIGAIGGYDYIEFLGTGIVATSVLFTSMFPGLIDTFVRRVFQHTYDGMLAAPVDVRELVTGEATWIACKAGVYGCAPLLVAIGFGLPASPAMLLVPVIAFVTGFGFALTGVWLSAVVPSIKTMDYIISGVITPLYLIAGTFFPIDSLPAWAQVVARINPLYHCVELVRATAFGMDPLRDLGHFAALLAFVALVWFLAVWQMRRRLID, translated from the coding sequence ATGACCCTCGACACCGACACCCGCGCGGCCGCGCCCGCGCCGCCCGGACCGCCGCGCCGGTTCGAGGTCGCCCCCATCGCCGGGGTGCTGGCGCGCGAGTGGGCGCTGTACCGCCGCAGCTGGCGGCCCACCACGTTCGCGGCGGTGGCCGAACCGGTCATCATGCTGCTGGCGTTCGGGGTGGGCCTGGGCTCCCTGATCGGGGCGATCGGCGGCTACGACTACATCGAGTTCCTGGGCACCGGCATCGTGGCCACCTCGGTGCTGTTCACCTCGATGTTCCCCGGACTGATCGACACCTTCGTGCGGCGGGTCTTCCAGCACACCTACGACGGCATGCTCGCCGCGCCCGTCGACGTCCGCGAACTCGTCACCGGCGAGGCCACCTGGATCGCGTGCAAGGCCGGCGTCTACGGCTGCGCGCCGCTGCTCGTGGCGATCGGGTTCGGGCTGCCGGCCTCGCCGGCCATGCTGCTGGTGCCGGTCATCGCGTTCGTGACCGGGTTCGGGTTCGCGCTGACCGGGGTGTGGCTGTCGGCGGTGGTGCCCTCGATCAAGACGATGGACTACATCATCTCCGGGGTGATCACGCCGCTGTACCTGATCGCGGGCACGTTCTTCCCGATCGACTCCCTGCCGGCCTGGGCGCAGGTCGTCGCGCGGATCAACCCGCTGTACCACTGCGTGGAGCTGGTGCGGGCCACGGCCTTCGGCATGGACCCGCTGCGCGACCTCGGCCACTTCGCGGCGCTGCTGGCGTTCGTGGCCCTGGTGTGGTTCCTGGCGGTCTGGCAGATGCGGCGGCGGCTCATCGACTGA
- a CDS encoding class II fumarate hydratase produces the protein MSEFRIEHDSMGEVKVPAEAKWRAQTQRAVENFPISGQGIEHANIAALGHIKAAAAKVNAELGVIPEDLGKAIREAALEVAEGRWNAEFPIDVFQTGSGTSSNMNTNEVVATLASERLGAPVHPNDHVNASQSSNDVYPSSIHIAATSALVNDLVPALRHLEAALSAKAEEFATVVKSGRTHLMDATPVTLGQEFAGYAAQVRYGVERLEATLPRVAELPLGGTAVGTGINTPAGFAERVIAEIASATGLPLTEARDHFEAQGARDGLVELSGQLRTIAVGFVKIANDIRWMGSGPRTGLTEILLPDLQPGSSIMPGKVNPVLCEAMLQVSSQVVGNDAAVAFGGSAGNFELNVQLPMIARNVLESIRLLANVSRVFADRCVAGIEANVERCREYAESSPSIVTPLNRYIGYEEAAKVAKQSLAERKTIREVVLERGYVADGKLTEAQLDEALDVLRMTNSR, from the coding sequence ATGAGCGAATTCCGCATCGAGCACGACTCGATGGGCGAGGTCAAGGTCCCCGCCGAGGCCAAGTGGCGCGCGCAGACCCAGCGGGCCGTGGAGAACTTCCCGATCTCCGGCCAGGGCATCGAGCACGCCAACATCGCGGCCCTGGGCCACATCAAGGCGGCGGCGGCCAAGGTCAACGCCGAGTTGGGCGTGATCCCGGAGGACCTGGGCAAGGCCATCCGCGAGGCCGCCCTGGAGGTCGCCGAGGGCCGGTGGAACGCCGAGTTCCCCATCGACGTGTTCCAGACCGGGTCGGGCACGTCCAGCAACATGAACACCAACGAGGTCGTCGCCACCCTGGCCAGTGAGCGGCTGGGCGCCCCGGTCCACCCCAACGACCACGTCAACGCCTCGCAGTCCTCCAACGACGTCTACCCGTCGTCGATCCACATCGCCGCCACCTCGGCGCTGGTCAACGACCTGGTCCCGGCGCTGCGGCACCTGGAGGCCGCGCTGTCGGCCAAGGCCGAGGAGTTCGCCACCGTCGTCAAGAGCGGGCGCACCCACCTCATGGACGCCACACCGGTGACCCTGGGCCAGGAGTTCGCCGGCTACGCCGCGCAGGTGCGCTACGGCGTGGAGCGGCTGGAGGCGACCCTGCCGCGCGTGGCCGAGCTGCCGCTGGGCGGCACCGCCGTGGGCACGGGCATCAACACCCCGGCGGGCTTCGCCGAGCGGGTCATCGCCGAGATCGCCTCGGCCACCGGCCTGCCGCTGACCGAGGCCCGCGACCACTTCGAGGCCCAGGGCGCCCGCGACGGCCTGGTGGAGCTGTCGGGCCAGCTGCGCACGATCGCGGTGGGGTTCGTCAAGATCGCCAACGACATCCGCTGGATGGGCTCGGGCCCGCGCACCGGCCTGACCGAGATCCTGCTGCCCGACCTCCAGCCGGGCTCCTCGATCATGCCGGGCAAGGTCAACCCCGTGCTGTGCGAGGCGATGCTCCAGGTCTCCTCGCAGGTGGTCGGCAACGACGCCGCGGTGGCCTTCGGCGGCTCGGCCGGCAACTTCGAGCTGAACGTGCAGCTGCCGATGATCGCCCGCAACGTGCTGGAGTCCATCCGGCTGCTGGCCAACGTCTCGCGGGTCTTCGCCGACCGCTGCGTGGCCGGCATCGAGGCCAACGTGGAGCGCTGCCGCGAGTACGCGGAGTCCTCGCCCTCCATCGTCACCCCGCTCAACCGCTACATCGGCTACGAGGAGGCCGCCAAGGTCGCCAAGCAGTCGCTGGCCGAGCGCAAGACCATCCGCGAGGTGGTGCTGGAGCGCGGCTACGTCGCCGACGGCAAGCTCACCGAGGCCCAGCTGGACGAGGCCCTGGACGTCCTGCGGATGACCAACTCGCGGTGA
- a CDS encoding ABC transporter ATP-binding protein — MVKRFGSFTAVDGLDLEVPSGVVFGLLGPNGAGKSTTMRMLTAQCLATSGEISVLGHPVPRASKRARAAMGVVPQHDNLDEELTVQENLEVFTHLYRVPRSLRAQAVERALRLAHLVDRRHDRTDKLSGGMRRRLLIARGLVHRPRLVLLDEPTVGLDPQVRQDLWGLITALRAEGVTVLMSTHYIEEAERLADVVALVAKGRVVAQGAPADLIAAHAGRTVEEYLVPPQAAGADGLESRLRAAGLSVRRTGPTLSVLRAGELPDSLRAELGTGMERAGNLEDVFVTLTGERVE, encoded by the coding sequence GTGGTCAAGCGCTTCGGCTCCTTCACCGCCGTCGACGGCCTGGACCTGGAGGTCCCCTCCGGCGTGGTGTTCGGCCTGCTGGGACCCAACGGCGCGGGCAAGAGCACCACCATGCGCATGCTCACCGCGCAGTGCCTGGCCACCTCCGGCGAGATCAGCGTGCTGGGCCACCCGGTCCCGCGCGCCTCCAAGCGCGCCCGCGCGGCCATGGGCGTGGTGCCCCAGCACGACAACCTCGACGAAGAGCTGACCGTCCAGGAGAACCTGGAGGTCTTCACCCACCTCTACCGCGTCCCGCGGAGCCTACGGGCGCAGGCCGTCGAACGCGCGCTGCGGCTGGCGCACCTGGTGGACCGCCGCCACGACCGCACCGACAAGCTCTCGGGCGGCATGCGGCGCCGCCTGCTCATCGCGCGCGGGCTGGTGCACCGGCCCCGGCTGGTGCTGCTCGACGAACCCACCGTGGGCCTGGACCCCCAGGTCCGCCAGGACCTGTGGGGCCTGATCACCGCCCTGCGGGCCGAGGGCGTCACGGTGCTGATGTCCACCCACTACATCGAGGAGGCCGAACGCCTGGCCGACGTCGTGGCGCTCGTGGCCAAGGGCCGCGTGGTCGCCCAGGGCGCGCCGGCCGACCTCATCGCCGCCCACGCCGGCCGCACCGTCGAGGAGTACCTGGTGCCGCCGCAGGCCGCCGGCGCCGACGGCCTCGAATCCCGGCTGCGCGCCGCCGGCCTGTCCGTGCGGCGCACCGGGCCCACGCTGTCGGTGCTGCGCGCGGGTGAGCTGCCCGACTCCCTGCGCGCCGAACTGGGCACCGGCATGGAGCGCGCCGGAAACCTCGAAGACGTGTTCGTCACCCTGACCGGGGAGCGTGTGGAATGA
- a CDS encoding aggregation-promoting factor C-terminal-like domain-containing protein, which produces MLLNRISLRVAAGVGSAAVVAGAAFTLTAFADQTGPEDTATAVVPDAAGSPDFFAGAQELSESELQQQRDQVRDQIEQVGGTVSGTATTEEEQKEEEEPEPEEDGGSSGGGGTTAPAGDPKAIAQGMLADYGWGADQFSCLEPLWEKESGWDHTAQNPSSGAYGIPQALPGNKMATAGADWQTNPATQIEWGLGYIQDRYGSPCGAWEHSQANGWY; this is translated from the coding sequence TTGCTACTCAACCGGATCTCGCTGCGCGTCGCCGCCGGTGTCGGCTCGGCGGCGGTGGTCGCCGGCGCGGCCTTCACGCTGACGGCCTTCGCCGACCAGACCGGCCCCGAGGACACCGCCACGGCCGTGGTCCCCGACGCGGCAGGCTCCCCCGACTTCTTCGCCGGCGCCCAGGAGCTCTCCGAATCCGAGCTGCAGCAGCAGCGCGACCAGGTGCGCGACCAGATCGAGCAGGTCGGCGGCACGGTCAGCGGGACGGCGACCACGGAGGAGGAGCAGAAGGAGGAGGAGGAGCCCGAGCCCGAGGAGGACGGCGGCTCCTCCGGCGGCGGCGGAACCACCGCCCCCGCCGGCGACCCCAAGGCCATCGCCCAGGGCATGCTCGCCGACTACGGCTGGGGCGCCGACCAGTTCTCCTGCCTGGAGCCCCTCTGGGAGAAGGAGAGCGGCTGGGACCACACCGCGCAGAACCCCAGCTCGGGGGCCTACGGCATCCCGCAGGCGCTGCCCGGCAACAAGATGGCCACCGCCGGCGCCGACTGGCAGACCAACCCGGCCACCCAGATCGAGTGGGGCCTGGGCTACATCCAGGACCGCTACGGCTCGCCGTGCGGCGCCTGGGAGCACTCGCAGGCCAACGGCTGGTACTAG
- a CDS encoding alkaline phosphatase D family protein — MPAVPPPVPATPPGRLPRPARRSVLRYGAAGLGAAALAGLPGAPALAQGRNRPELTHGIQLGDPRPDGAVVWTRADRPSRMVVEVSHRPDFKDSRVVRGPHLLPDNDGTGRVRITGLRPGRRTYVRVRAESDRAESRVVEGSFRTAGGGGAIRFTWSGDVAGQGWGVNPDLGGMPIFAAMADREPDFFLHSGDTCYADGPLQESVTLPDGRVWRNLVTEAKSKVAETLAEFRGQYAYNLLDDTLREFSARVPQIVQWDDHEVTNNWYPGEVLADDRYTVREVDVLARRAHRAFHEWQPIVPSEAVDGRIYRRISYGPDLDVFVIDMRPYRDPNSPGTARYEDILGRRQADWLVRELTRSTATWKVVASDMPIGLIVPDGDAIEAVANGEPGRPRGRESEIERVLHRLHRAGVRDVVWLTADVHYTAAHHYSPERASAKEFTPFWEFVSGPLHAGAFGPSELDPTFGPEAVFVHAPPRANTSPMEGYQHFGEVEIDRESKEFTVTLRDANGDGLWSTTLTPERGR; from the coding sequence GTGCCCGCCGTCCCGCCCCCGGTCCCCGCCACCCCGCCCGGCCGCCTCCCCCGGCCCGCGCGGCGCTCGGTGCTGCGCTACGGCGCCGCCGGACTGGGCGCCGCAGCCCTGGCCGGCCTGCCCGGCGCCCCCGCCCTGGCCCAGGGCCGCAACCGCCCCGAACTGACCCACGGCATCCAACTCGGCGACCCCCGCCCCGACGGCGCCGTCGTCTGGACCCGGGCCGACCGCCCCTCGCGGATGGTGGTCGAGGTCAGCCACCGCCCCGACTTCAAGGACTCCCGCGTCGTGCGCGGCCCGCACCTGCTGCCCGACAACGACGGCACCGGCCGGGTGCGCATCACCGGGCTGCGGCCGGGCCGGCGCACCTACGTGCGGGTGCGCGCGGAGTCCGACCGCGCCGAGAGCCGCGTGGTCGAGGGCTCTTTCCGCACCGCCGGAGGCGGCGGCGCCATCCGCTTCACCTGGTCGGGCGACGTCGCCGGGCAGGGCTGGGGCGTCAACCCCGACCTGGGCGGCATGCCGATCTTTGCCGCCATGGCCGACCGCGAGCCGGACTTCTTCCTGCACAGCGGCGACACCTGCTACGCCGACGGCCCGCTCCAGGAGTCGGTCACGCTGCCCGACGGCCGCGTGTGGCGCAACCTGGTGACCGAGGCCAAGTCCAAGGTCGCCGAGACGCTGGCGGAGTTCCGCGGCCAGTACGCCTACAACCTGCTCGACGACACCCTGCGGGAGTTCTCCGCGCGGGTGCCCCAGATTGTGCAGTGGGACGACCACGAGGTCACCAACAACTGGTATCCCGGCGAGGTGCTGGCGGACGACCGCTACACCGTGCGCGAGGTCGACGTCCTGGCGCGGCGCGCGCACCGGGCGTTCCACGAGTGGCAGCCCATCGTCCCCTCCGAGGCCGTCGACGGCCGCATCTACCGCCGGATCTCCTACGGCCCCGACCTCGACGTGTTCGTCATCGACATGCGGCCCTACCGCGACCCCAACTCCCCCGGCACGGCCCGCTACGAGGACATCCTGGGCCGGCGCCAGGCCGACTGGCTGGTGCGCGAACTGACGCGCTCCACCGCCACCTGGAAGGTGGTGGCCTCCGACATGCCCATCGGCCTCATCGTGCCCGACGGCGACGCCATCGAGGCCGTGGCCAACGGCGAGCCGGGCCGCCCGCGCGGCCGCGAGTCCGAGATCGAGCGGGTCCTGCACCGGCTGCACCGCGCCGGCGTGCGCGACGTCGTGTGGCTGACCGCCGACGTGCACTACACCGCGGCCCACCACTACTCGCCCGAGCGGGCCTCCGCCAAGGAGTTCACCCCGTTCTGGGAGTTCGTGTCGGGCCCGCTGCACGCCGGCGCGTTCGGCCCCAGCGAACTGGACCCCACGTTCGGCCCCGAGGCGGTCTTCGTGCACGCCCCGCCGCGCGCCAACACCTCGCCCATGGAGGGCTACCAGCACTTCGGCGAGGTCGAGATCGACCGCGAGAGCAAGGAGTTCACCGTCACGCTGCGCGACGCCAACGGCGACGGGCTGTGGTCCACCACGCTGACCCCCGAGCGCGGCCGCTGA
- a CDS encoding PhoH family protein — MLDTSVLLADPASISRFAEHAVVLPIVVITELESKRHHPELGYFAREALRRLDDLRVEHGTLDVELPVNDQGGTLRVELNHSDPTVLPAGFRLGDNDTRILTVACNLQAELADEGGGVVLVSKDLPMRIKASSIGLRADEYRAELPVEHGWTGMAELEVPAHEVAALFEDGTAEVEAARDLPCHTGLVLVSERGKALGRVLPDKSVKVVKGDRDVFGLHGRSAEQRIALDLLTDPDVGIVSLGGRAGTGKSALALCAGLDAVLERGQHRKVMVFRPLYAVGGQELGYLPGTENEKMSPWSQAVHDTLSAVTSPEVIEEVVDRGMLEVLPLTHIRGRSLHDAFVIVDEAQSLERGVLLTVLSRLGENSRVVLTHDIAQRDNLRVGRYDGVVAVVEKLKGHPLFAHITLTRSERSPIAALVTEMLEG; from the coding sequence GTGCTCGACACCAGCGTCCTCCTGGCCGACCCCGCGTCGATCAGCAGGTTCGCCGAGCACGCCGTGGTGCTGCCGATCGTGGTGATCACCGAGCTGGAGAGCAAGCGCCACCACCCCGAACTGGGCTACTTCGCCCGCGAGGCGCTGCGCCGGCTGGACGACCTCCGCGTGGAGCACGGCACCCTCGACGTCGAGCTCCCGGTCAACGACCAGGGCGGCACGCTGCGGGTGGAGCTGAACCACAGCGATCCGACCGTGCTTCCGGCGGGGTTCCGGCTGGGGGACAACGACACCCGGATCCTGACGGTGGCGTGCAACCTCCAGGCCGAGCTCGCCGACGAGGGCGGCGGCGTGGTCCTGGTCAGCAAGGACCTGCCGATGCGGATCAAGGCGTCGTCCATCGGGCTGCGCGCCGACGAGTACCGCGCCGAGCTGCCCGTGGAGCACGGGTGGACCGGCATGGCGGAGCTGGAGGTCCCCGCGCACGAGGTCGCGGCCCTGTTCGAGGACGGCACCGCCGAGGTCGAGGCCGCGCGCGACCTCCCCTGCCACACCGGCCTGGTCCTGGTCTCCGAACGCGGCAAGGCGCTGGGCCGGGTGCTCCCCGACAAGTCGGTGAAGGTCGTCAAGGGCGACCGCGACGTCTTCGGCCTGCACGGGCGCAGCGCCGAGCAGCGCATCGCGCTCGACCTGCTCACCGACCCCGACGTCGGCATCGTCTCACTCGGCGGGCGGGCCGGCACCGGCAAGTCCGCCCTGGCGCTGTGCGCGGGCCTGGACGCCGTGCTCGAACGCGGCCAGCACCGCAAGGTCATGGTGTTCCGGCCGCTGTACGCGGTGGGCGGCCAGGAACTCGGCTACCTGCCCGGCACCGAGAACGAGAAGATGTCGCCCTGGTCGCAGGCGGTGCACGACACCCTGTCGGCGGTCACCTCGCCCGAGGTCATCGAGGAGGTCGTCGACCGCGGCATGCTGGAGGTCCTGCCGCTGACCCACATCCGCGGCCGGTCGCTGCACGACGCGTTCGTCATCGTGGACGAGGCGCAGTCGCTGGAGCGCGGGGTCCTGCTCACCGTGCTCTCGCGGCTGGGCGAGAACTCCCGCGTGGTGCTCACCCACGACATCGCCCAGCGCGACAACCTGCGGGTGGGCCGCTACGACGGCGTGGTGGCGGTGGTCGAGAAGCTCAAGGGCCACCCGCTGTTCGCCCACATCACCCTGACGCGCTCGGAGCGCTCACCGATCGCGGCCCTGGTCACCGAGATGCTGGAGGGCTGA